From Aegilops tauschii subsp. strangulata cultivar AL8/78 chromosome 5, Aet v6.0, whole genome shotgun sequence:
TGCATGGCTCAAGGTATCGAAATTTAGCCACCGATGCCGTTACGCTAAAATTTTAGCTTGAATGCATCAAAGAAACCAACTATATATGAACCTCGGCCGCCTCAGATTCTGGACGCAAAATACTTCGCGAACCTTGCAGCACTGTCCGAATGGAGAGAGCATCTCAAATCGCCTTCTTCCTGTTACTCATCATCGATTTCGGCGTAGCTCAAAATGCTACCACAAGTGGTGCAGATGAGTTCCCTGTCGGAGTGATCCTTGACTTGGAATCATTGGGGGGCAAGATGTCACGGACCAGCATTTTGATGGCCCTGGAAGACTTCTATGCAGTCCACAGAAACTACAGCCCGAAGCTAGTTCTCCACATCAGGGACTCCAAAAGTAACAATGTCCAAGCTGCATCAGCAGGTAAAAGTTCTGCAGTCTATCATGAAAAACTTCTCCATTGCtacatactccctctgttcctaaacaTAGGACGTTTTGGCAGTTCATTTGAACTaccaaaacgtcttatatttaggaacggagggagtatatgcttCAGAGTAcaacttagagcatctccagccacgCACCCAACAGGCCCCCCCAGGCCactttttcggcgccggcgccaAAAAAACGCCCCAGTCACGCCCCCCAGGACGCCGAAAATCGCCGGTTCGGCCCTTTTTTCCACCCGGCGGTcacaggccgaacccggcgcactggggggcaattgggggctccggcgcaagggaaaagcgcggctggcccacaccgtcaggtgaaaagtcaaggttttcttccccgactcgcctcccacccccgcgccctcggccgccactagctatatcccggcgccgcccgccgcccttcaCCGCTAGATAGCCATTCCCCGCCGGAAAAATAGCAGAGCTTCGCCGCGGCAGCCCCTCCAACAGCAGCTGGGCGTTTCCGGTCGCCGTTTCTGGCCGCGGAGGGGCAGTTTAGCGGCGGGTACACGCCCACCCGGCGCAAGGTGTTCGGCAATTTGCCTGCCTCGGCGAtggactcggatgacgaggaagcgcttgccgcgctgctggaggaggaagccgaggccgacgtccaggaagaagagcatctcatggtgctcgccgccctcgcccagctgctggcgagcaatgaaaagccgcggcgaggtggctcgaCGCCCGggcgggtgaaagcaaagaaccggcatcgtctcgaaggctactgcatgctctactccgactacttcgccgatgcTCCACTTCACGGTGAGAAAATatttcggcgccgttatcggatgagccgaaagctcttcctcaggattgtgaattccatccgggagttcaacaactacttcaagtgcaagatggATTGCACCGGCGCCCTTGGATTCACCTCCatccagaagtgcacgacagcgatgaggatgcttgcatacggagctcccggtgattcactcgacgactatgggcgcatggccgagtccaccagcatagagtgtttctacaagttctgtcgggcagtggtggcagtgtttggaccgcaatacttgagaacacccaatgcggaagacactgctcagatcctagcacagaatgcagcaagaggatttcctgggatgcttcgaagcatcgactgcatgcattggaaatggaagaattgcccatttgcttggcaggggatgtacaaaggcgccaaaggcggttgcagtgtggtacttgaggcggtggccacacaggacctctggatttggcactccttctttggtatgccaggaactcacaatgacatcaacgtgctgcagtgctctcctgtctttgccaagcttgttgaaggtcattctcctccggtgaacttcgagatcaattggcggcactacaacaaggggtactatctagctgatggcatctatccgagatggtcgacatttgtgaagacgatctcaaaccctgtgccaggaggcaagaacgcctggtttgcgaagattcaggaggcttgcaggaaggatgtcgagcgggcatttggtgtgctccaatctcgatttgctgttgcccggtaccccgctcagacctggtcgaaagatcaaatgtgggagattatgacttgctgtgtcatcttgcacaacatgatcatcgagagcgagcaagaagacccagtgtttgacactgaaccatactacaggcagggtcctctagccgaagttgatcaccagctaccggcaaaCTGGACTGCCTATCtcagtatgcgtcaggagatccgagacccacaggtgcatcatcaactgcagaAAGATCTGATTGAGCACCTATGAAGGCTCAAGGGGGACGCCGGGcgcgacgtgtgatgaaatatgagtttttatttgttgaactatataatttgtattaaACTATTTGTTGTTGTACTATTTTGTTGAAGTATTTGATTTTTCTGTGATGAAATATGTGATAAGAAAAAAAATTGTGTTGATAATTGGACGCCGAGACACGGCgaaccacgccgaatatgggcCTATTCTCGCCCATATGGGCCCTTTATTCGCCGAAATGGGGCTGAAAAGTGGGCCAATTTTGGCGCCTGGGGGCGACGACTGGGCGCAAAACCGCCCCCAGCGCCGATTGTATCGCCGGCTCGCCCCAGGGGCGATTTTTATGcgtcctgggggggggggggggggcaacggctggagatgctcttatttATTTTACACTGTCTTCAAAGTACAACTTATATAACCGACTTTCATCACCGAGTTGGATTTCCGAATATTATGAACACAGTTTCGATGAAAAATAACATAGTTATCCTCCAACGTGCCACCACTACTAATGGACAAAGTTGGAAGAGTTTAATAGTAACATTTATCAAAAGAATTTAACGGATTTTACTTTGGAACAAGTGTTTTTGGCTATCCATGTGCTTCATAATACTTCTGTTTAACAATAGACATCCAACTAATAAATGTCCATGAACAGAACAGTTGTAAATCaaataaatactccctccgttcgaaattacttgtcacaaaaatggatgtatctacaactaaaatacatttagatacattcatttcttggacgagtaattccgaacggagggagtagatactAACAAGGCTAATTTATGTACTTTAAGCCTATATCTCTCGCTAAAGTTCAGAAACATACAAAACTACTAAACTCTTACTAAGTTACTATTACCAATAAATATTTACAACACTTTTTTGCAAGGAAATGTTATGAGTTTTACTCTCATATAAAGGTTAGTGCATACATATTTAATAACCCAATTATGTGTAGCTTAGCTTACCCTTGATGAGTTTGCTAGTCTGAGAAACCTTAACAACAAAATGGTAACTGCCAGTTCCTACCCGGTTGTAATCTGGTTAGCCACCTGATTGTTGTGAAGTGACTGGGTTCAAACTTCAATACCCAGAGATTATAGATTTACTCATGTTTTCAGATGTATGGTCATCTGTAATTTGTGAAATTTAATCGTATGACATATTCATTACATAAATTTTCGACAATGGATAGCTATCTTTGCTGGGCAAGTGCTTCAGCGTGCTTTTTATGATAAGCTTCTGTGAACCCAGTTACTTGACCAGAGCCATGGTGTTGATCCCTTCGTATCTGAACTGTTTTCTCCGTACTAACAGAGTAACAGAGAGACTAATCAACCGTCTCTATTCACAAACAGTCAGAACATAGCAGGTGGACTTAGAAATCAGAATGGAGTTATTAGCAGTAATCTTTCTACTTGACTACCCTTTTTTCTCAATGGAAATATTAAGTTCACTTACAATTGAAAAATCACACCAAAATACCTTCAAACAATCCTCGAGATGGATCAAGGAAATATCCCGATGATAGTATGACCTGAAATGTAAAAGGGGAATCGAGCATTGCTTAGAACTGTTATTGTAGTCAAAGAGTGCGAAATATACTCAATAAAAGGTTTCTAAAAGTTTGGTGATGAAATCCAAGGTAAAATAAACAAATTTCAAACCAAGCAACTCAAGCAAATAGAGCAAACTGTAATCATTCATTATATGACAACAAGGTTCGTTACATTCATCCAAAGATAGTAGTGGGTTCATATCCTGTTTTGCACAAGTGTAAGTTTGCTAGGACAGTAGAAATACACGCTACAGAGTGCTATGAATGAACATATATTGAGTAAATACTGTATGTCATTTCTTTACTCTTTGATCCTGAATTTACGAAGCTTCGGGCAGCAAAAAGGTGCATTCGACTGAAATTTGATTATGCAACTTTACAGCTCTCGGCCTGCTAGAGAATTACAGCGTCCAAGTTATTATAGGTCCTCAAACATCTTCACAAGCAGCATTTGTATCGGATCTCGGGAGTAAAAGTCAGGTCCCTGTCATCTCCTTCACAGCAACAAGCCCATCTCTTTACTCTGGCAGTCTTCCATATTTTGTTCGTGCAACATTGAGTGACTCTACACAAGTGAATAGCATTGCCTCCCTAATCAAGGCCTACGGGTGGAGACAGGTGGTGCCAATTTATGAAGAAACTGACTATGGTAGAGGTGTCATACCATATCTCATTGACGCCCTCCAAGAAATTGATGTTCGTGTTCCCTACCGGAGTGTGATCCCCCTGTCAGCAACTACTGAACAAATTACCAAAGAACTCTATAAGTTATTGACAATGCAAACAAGGGTCTTCTTGGTGCATATGTCACCTGATCTGGCTTCGATCCTCTTCATAATGGCAAAAGAGGTTGGTATGATGAAGAAAGGATTTGTATGGATCATGACAGATGGGCTAACCAATGTCATAGACTCCACGAACCCTTCTGTCATGGAAGCAATGAATGGTGTTTTAGGAGTAAAGTTTTATACTCCTAAATCAGAGGAACTGGATAACTTCACCATACGCTGGAACAGGAGATTACAGATTGATAACCCAAATGATCCACCACTGAAACTAAGCATATTTGAACTCTGGGGCTATGATACTATATGGGCGGTAGCGCAAGCAGTTGAAAACCTTGGTATTAAGAACAAAACATCATTTCAAAAACCAGCAGTTGCAAGAAACATGACAAGATTGGGAACTTCTGTTTATGGCCCGGATCTCCTAAAGACCATCTTGCAATACAAATTTAGAGGTTTGAGTGGTCATTTTGACCTTTCAGGCAGGCAGCTGCAAGCTTCTACATTTCAGATAATAAATGTAGTTGATAAAGGGTGGAAAGAAATTGGGTTTTGGACTGCAGAAAATGGTATTTCCCGGCGACTATATCACGGAGAATCAACGACACGGCATTCAGGCTTAGCTTCTGACCTAAACCCGGTAATTTGGCCAGGAAAATCAACAGAGATACCCAGAGGGTGGGAAGCTCCTGTGAATGGGAAGAAGCTTCGAGTAGGAGTGCACACAAGTGTATACCCACAATTTATGGCAAGTGGAAAAGATCCTATCACTGGGGCCACTACAGCAAGTGGCCTTTCAATTGATGTATTCAAAGAGGCAATTAAAAGACTTCCCTATGCACTGCCCTATGAGTATGTAGCATTTGGCACTACGAATGACACAAGCAGTGGAGGTTATGATGATTTTGTTTACCAAGTTTACCTTAAGGTAATAGCTGCATCAGGGCTTCAACTTCTGGCATCAAATTTGCAAGCAGTAGATTTTATATGCATGCCATGATCTAAGAGCTCCCATATTAATTTATTACTTTTAGTTCAGTGCAACCATGTAAAATAAATGGCACACAACCCACTCAAATAAATTGCAATTGAGGAGATGTTAAGCAGGGGCATATTTCTCTGTTATATATTGTGTACAACCACCATATCATGCTTAACTAGTGGTCTGGTAACTGTTCTTGTAAGTACTATGTTATTGTAGCAAAAATTGCATTAACATGACATCTGTTGCTTGCAACTCATAAGGTAAAGTACTATATCAGAGGAATATACAAATCATCTTTACATGATAAGAGACATGGCATAATTAGGCTCTTCTTAGTTTACTTATTCATGTCCTTATGACATAGTTACAGCTTTCATTATAAAGATTAAGCGATCATTGTGCTGGTAAGTAAAGCAAATTCTGTTTGATGCCTTGCAGAAATATGATGTAGCCATTGGGGACATAACAATCTCACACAACAGAACTTCCTACGTCGACTTCACTCTACCATACACAGAATCAGGAGTGGCAATGGTTGTTCCAGCCAAGAGCAGCAAAACTAACAACACATGGATTTTCGTTGAGCCATTATCACGTGACCTGTGGCTCGGAAGCATCATATTATTATTCTACACATGGGTTGTTCTCTGGCTAATGGAGTTCCTGGGAAAGAAAACAAATATTGCTGGAGaagtcccccaaaacaaaaagcTTGGGATTACGACTTTCTTCTCCCTATTTGGAGACAGTGAGTGCATAAAACAATAGTTTCTTATATAACAAAGCTCAAGTGGCTGGGTTACTTTGTTAGTCATTTCAGTATCTTATATAACACAATAGTTTCTGCCATAGAAACGGTGCCATATTACCAATAATTAACACTAGCATAGCTTAGCGGTGTGGTACCTTGCCTCTGGCTGATGATCTGAGTTCGATTCTCAACCACATGTTCAGGATTTGCAGCTATGATTATCCAGGATTTAAACCTTGTTCTGTAGTTACTAGAAAATAATTCCCACTGTCGGAAAAACTTAGTAAGCACAATATGTAGAAAATTAAGTTTCATGACTTTCATCTATATTGTGTAGTTATGTGATTCCTGAATTTTCGTTCCATATGACTGGAAAACTAACTGAACTACATATAAAAATTTTCAGAGGACGGAGTGGAACGCTTACTATCTCAGATAGTTTTGATTGTATGGGTATTTTTCTTCCTTGTACTGTCAGTAAGCTACACCGCAAATTTGGCAACAATGCTTACCATAAGACAGCTGAATCCAACTATAACTGATATCCACGACCTCCGTAGAAGCGGGGACTATGTAGGATGCACTCGTGGTTCCTACGTCGAGAGTCTATTGGAACAACTCAATTTCGACAGATTGAAGATCAAGACCTATAGCACCTACGATGGATTTTACAGTGCGCTCTCAAAGGGAAGTAAAAATGGCGGAATTGCTGCGTTCATTCATGAAGTCCCATATATCAGATTATTTCTTGCAAGGAACTGCAAAGGGTACACTATGGTTCCGTTTTACAAGGCAGCGGGTTTTGGATATGTAAGTAACATAACTCTGGAGCTGACAGTTATTCAATTTGTTTAAAATACATATAGATTAGAGACATGCATGTACACATCTCATCGCTGCTAGTTTTATTTAAGATGGGACCATTGCTGGCTTTGCATACCTAATTCTTTAACTGAATGAACGGAGGCCTAAAGTTATTGAACTAATCCTCACATAACTAAGATACGCACTTTTGTGAACATTTGATGTTTAATAACAAAATGGCCATTAATCACTAGCTCATAACTCCTTAACGCTAAATCAACAAAGTTGTGCTACTAGCCTAGGAATGTTTTTGTTTCTAACACTCTAGCTTTGGACCCTTTTGCTTATGCCACTCTTAAAATTGACATTTCAATTGTACCATTCTAGCTTTTGACAATGCATCACAATTGCCACACTATTACACCTCTGTGAGTTAAACGTTTCTTTTGGCCAGTTGGCCAGAGAAAAACATGTCAGCATATGTAAAAATGACATAAGTTACCCCTAATCTAACCCAGATGCACGCACATctcaaaaaagaaagaagaaaacaGATGCATGCACGCACGCATAGCTGGCTTCAGAGGTGGCAGATCCTGATATCAACTTTAACACTGAAATATGATAAAGATTTATGCCGCTACAGGTGCTATTCCATAAGCAAGAGGATGGTATCATTACTTGTTAATGGGAAAAAATATGTGCTCCTATGGGTAATACATAATTCTGGAAAGTTGCATCCGTGCATTAAAAAAAACATATTTTGACAGAAAATTGTGTGGGGGCCTACATTACATTATATTTTGAGTATGTAAGAAAATATTTACAAGAGAGGAGCTTCCTTGAACCTACTTGAGTGTATAGCAACCTTTTGCTGAAAAAGAACTTTCCAACATCTGGCAGAAAGTTGCGTCTTCAAAATATTTAAATTCAGATTAGAACATGTTAATCCATGTGTATACACTAGCAAAACTTTGTGCAAACATATGACCACATGTATTTATGATTACACAACATGTTAGTGTTTAATTTTTTAGTGGTGCATGTATTCCAACATGTACATCTATTATTTTCTTTCAAAGGGCACAAGTACTCACAAAATTGTGTGCAACTCACCCATACAAGAgaaaaattctttttttatcaCATAAATATATAAACGAATTATGCATGTTCAACTGCATGCCATGAATGGGTGCTAAGTAGTTAGGCTCAGCACTATTGTTTCTTAGTTCTTCCCGAGTCAATATGTGCTGCCACATACGTCCATATACATGAACCTAAATGAGCTCTTAAACTTAGGCCAAGAACAATGAGGGTTTCTTAACTCTTACCAAGTAATATGTGCTGACACATAAGTTCATTTATGCACACCAGAGTAATTTTCTAAAACATTTATGCTAACGACAATCTGCACTTCTTTGCTACCACATGGGTTCAATTTGATCTTCCTTTAGGAATCAGCGTAGCAGGATATGAAGTGCTCTAGAGCTATGCATATATAAGCTAATAGAACACTAAATTTCTTTAACAGGCATTTCCAAAAGGATCTCCTCTAGTTGGGGACATCTCAAAGGCAATCCTCGGCATAATAGGAGGAGACACTATCAATCGAATTGAGAAGAAATGGATCGGAATAGGATATGAAAACAACTGCAACAATGCGGGACGTGCACCTGATCCAGAGAAACTCACATTTGGCAGTTTTTTTGGACTTTTCATACTTAGTGGAGCTGTCTCGACTTCTTGTCTTCTGATAGCTCTGACGACTAAATTCTATCACCGAAATAGAGATCAGGCAGAAGGAAATCAAGGAGGTAATGACGCTCCACAAGAGATGCAAAATGTAGATCCACAAATAAATTACCCTAGGCCCAATGGTATAGATCCACAAATAAATTACCCTAGGCCCAATGGTTCACCTGTCACTAATAGGGGTCGAAGAACCCGTAGCGCATGAGTGACACCTGTTTCAAGTTCAAGTCGTTTCTAGCTTATCCTGAGCATCCAGT
This genomic window contains:
- the LOC109778061 gene encoding glutamate receptor 2.2-like → LCNFTALGLLENYSVQVIIGPQTSSQAAFVSDLGSKSQVPVISFTATSPSLYSGSLPYFVRATLSDSTQVNSIASLIKAYGWRQVVPIYEETDYGRGVIPYLIDALQEIDVRVPYRSVIPLSATTEQITKELYKLLTMQTRVFLVHMSPDLASILFIMAKEVGMMKKGFVWIMTDGLTNVIDSTNPSVMEAMNGVLGVKFYTPKSEELDNFTIRWNRRLQIDNPNDPPLKLSIFELWGYDTIWAVAQAVENLGIKNKTSFQKPAVARNMTRLGTSVYGPDLLKTILQYKFRGLSGHFDLSGRQLQASTFQIINVVDKGWKEIGFWTAENGISRRLYHGESTTRHSGLASDLNPVIWPGKSTEIPRGWEAPVNGKKLRVGVHTSVYPQFMASGKDPITGATTASGLSIDVFKEAIKRLPYALPYEYVAFGTTNDTSSGGYDDFVYQVYLKVIAASGLQLLASNLQAVDFICMP